In Planctomycetia bacterium, a single window of DNA contains:
- a CDS encoding heavy metal translocating P-type ATPase yields MSHDHHATGHGGENATVKDPICGMTVDPSHAAGSHTFRGTTYYFCSTHCLKKFQAAPERFVQQTKQPMPASETPPATGKYTCPMHPEVIQDGPGTCPKCGMALEPMQPSAEVGPDPELLAMQRRFWIGTVLTVPIFLIAMAGLIPTPALMKALHANMTALNWVQLILATPVVLWCGWPFFQRAWSSVVHRSPNMFTLIALGVGAAYLYSLAATIAPNLFPEGFRSASGAVEPYFDSAAVIVVLVLLGQVLELRARSQTGAAIRALLGLAPKTARVVRENGQEEDVPREHVHVGDRLRIRPGEKVPVDGFVLEGQSAFDESMITGEPIPVEKTSGNKVVAGTVNGTGSLLMQAERVGGDTLLSQIVRMVGEAQRSRAPIEKLVNKVSLFFVPTVMGVAILAFAGWAIWGSEPRLAHALVNAVAVLIIACPCALGLATPMAIMVGTGRGATAGVLFRDAEALETLRNAETLVVDKTGTLTEGKPKLVTVETSAGYDESFVLGVAAGLEKASEHPLAAAIVQGAEQRRVVPTSVSNFQSVTGKGVRGNAGSQQVAIGNPAMMSTEGIDISSAESRLQQLRSEGQTVMIVAIDGKVAGLIGVADTIKDTSAEAIQLLHAEGLRVVMLTGDSRTTAEAVARTLGIDEVIAEVLPEQKSDVVSRLQKEGHRVAMAGDGINDAPALAKADVGIAMGTGTDVAMESAAVTLVKGDLRAIVRARRLSQATSSTIRQNLVLAFAYNALSVPAAALGLVSPMWASAAMALSSVSVILNSLRLRSTRLY; encoded by the coding sequence ATGTCACACGACCATCACGCGACAGGGCACGGCGGCGAGAACGCGACGGTCAAGGATCCGATCTGCGGAATGACCGTCGATCCGAGCCACGCGGCCGGCTCGCATACATTTCGCGGCACGACCTACTACTTCTGCAGCACACACTGCCTGAAGAAATTCCAGGCCGCGCCAGAACGATTTGTCCAGCAAACGAAGCAGCCAATGCCGGCGTCGGAAACGCCGCCTGCGACCGGCAAATATACGTGTCCCATGCACCCGGAGGTCATTCAAGACGGTCCTGGAACTTGCCCGAAGTGCGGCATGGCGCTGGAGCCGATGCAGCCTTCGGCCGAAGTCGGGCCGGATCCTGAGTTGCTTGCCATGCAGCGCCGATTCTGGATTGGGACGGTCTTAACCGTGCCGATTTTCCTCATCGCCATGGCGGGTCTAATCCCGACGCCAGCGTTGATGAAAGCCCTGCATGCGAACATGACAGCGCTCAATTGGGTACAACTGATCCTGGCGACCCCGGTAGTGTTGTGGTGCGGCTGGCCATTCTTTCAACGCGCATGGTCATCGGTCGTGCATCGCAGCCCGAATATGTTCACGCTGATCGCACTCGGCGTCGGTGCCGCGTATCTCTACAGCCTGGCGGCCACGATCGCGCCCAATCTTTTTCCCGAGGGTTTTCGCTCGGCCTCCGGCGCGGTCGAACCGTATTTCGATAGCGCGGCTGTGATTGTCGTATTGGTACTACTTGGACAAGTGCTTGAACTGCGTGCGCGCTCACAAACCGGCGCTGCGATCCGTGCACTCCTCGGCCTGGCTCCTAAGACCGCACGCGTGGTGCGCGAAAATGGACAAGAGGAAGATGTCCCGAGGGAGCACGTACACGTCGGAGATCGATTGCGGATTCGTCCGGGTGAGAAAGTGCCAGTCGATGGCTTCGTGCTTGAGGGACAAAGCGCATTTGATGAGTCAATGATCACCGGCGAACCGATCCCGGTGGAAAAAACGTCCGGAAACAAGGTAGTCGCCGGAACTGTAAACGGCACCGGAAGCCTGTTAATGCAGGCCGAGCGAGTGGGAGGAGACACGCTATTGTCGCAGATTGTCCGAATGGTCGGCGAAGCCCAGCGGAGCCGTGCGCCAATCGAAAAGCTCGTCAACAAAGTCTCACTTTTCTTTGTTCCAACGGTGATGGGAGTCGCCATCTTGGCCTTTGCGGGCTGGGCCATTTGGGGCTCGGAACCGCGACTTGCCCACGCTCTCGTGAACGCTGTAGCGGTCCTCATTATTGCGTGCCCCTGCGCGTTGGGACTCGCCACGCCAATGGCAATCATGGTCGGAACGGGTCGTGGAGCGACCGCGGGAGTCCTGTTTCGGGACGCTGAGGCTCTTGAAACACTGCGCAATGCTGAGACGTTGGTAGTAGACAAGACCGGGACCCTTACTGAAGGGAAACCAAAGCTCGTCACCGTTGAAACCTCCGCCGGCTACGACGAATCATTCGTTCTAGGCGTCGCCGCGGGTCTTGAAAAAGCCAGCGAGCACCCACTGGCAGCAGCGATTGTCCAAGGCGCAGAACAGCGCCGCGTAGTGCCGACTTCAGTCAGCAATTTCCAGTCAGTGACTGGAAAAGGAGTGCGCGGAAACGCTGGCTCGCAGCAGGTAGCCATCGGAAACCCGGCCATGATGTCGACAGAGGGCATCGATATTAGCTCGGCGGAGAGTCGCCTTCAGCAATTGCGGTCAGAAGGGCAAACTGTGATGATCGTCGCCATTGACGGCAAGGTTGCAGGATTGATTGGTGTCGCTGACACCATCAAGGACACGTCCGCCGAAGCGATCCAACTACTGCATGCCGAGGGATTGCGCGTGGTCATGCTCACCGGCGACAGCCGCACGACTGCCGAGGCCGTCGCGCGCACGCTCGGCATTGATGAAGTGATCGCCGAGGTCTTGCCGGAACAAAAAAGCGACGTCGTATCCCGCCTCCAGAAGGAAGGCCATCGAGTGGCCATGGCCGGCGACGGCATCAACGATGCACCCGCGTTGGCTAAAGCTGACGTGGGGATTGCCATGGGGACCGGCACAGATGTGGCAATGGAAAGTGCGGCGGTCACGTTGGTCAAAGGAGACCTCCGCGCCATTGTCCGTGCTCGGCGGCTCAGTCAGGCGACTTCGTCCACCATCCGTCAGAACCTAGTATTGGCCTTCGCGTATAACGCGCTCAGTGTGCCTGCGGCGGCACTCGGGCTTGTTTCTCCCATGTGGGCGAGTGCCGCGATGGCCCTTAGCTCAGTGAGCGTCATCCTCAATTCACTCCGCCTGCGCAGCACCAGGTTGTATTGA
- a CDS encoding heavy metal-responsive transcriptional regulator encodes MQTLTIGQIARETGLGVETVRFYEREGLLEKPARSPSGYRQYQPEAIARLRFIKQAQRLGFALREVKELLELKLDPLSTRSQVKDRATAKIADIDHRIDELRRMKQALVPLVQACDGKGKLQGCPILNAIENSQKRQETPATTGNGEHRCHTTITRQGTAARTRRSRIRSAE; translated from the coding sequence ATGCAGACATTAACGATTGGCCAAATTGCTCGCGAGACCGGTCTTGGCGTCGAGACCGTCCGATTCTACGAGCGCGAAGGGCTACTAGAAAAACCAGCGAGAAGTCCTTCCGGCTACCGACAATACCAGCCGGAAGCGATCGCACGCTTGCGATTCATCAAGCAAGCGCAGCGGCTGGGATTCGCCTTGCGGGAAGTCAAGGAACTGTTGGAACTCAAGCTCGATCCCCTGTCCACTCGCAGTCAGGTGAAAGACCGCGCCACTGCGAAAATCGCTGACATTGATCATCGGATCGATGAACTCAGACGCATGAAACAGGCACTCGTGCCGCTCGTCCAAGCGTGCGACGGCAAAGGGAAGCTGCAGGGCTGCCCGATTCTGAATGCCATCGAGAATAGCCAGAAAAGACAAGAAACTCCCGCAACAACCGGGAATGGAGAGCACAGATGTCACACGACCATCACGCGACAGGGCACGGCGGCGAGAACGCGACGGTCAAGGATCCGATCTGCGGAATGA